The nucleotide sequence TACACAAAGCCAAATACTAGCTACTACAGAGGTAGTTAGCTCACTACCTCTGCTAGTATCTGGACAATTGTCTGTCATGGTACTACCGGATGACTGCCACTGATACAGATTTGTTACTGGGGCCTATGTTATGATCATATATTAGTATTGGTAAATACTAATATATTTACTGTGTAAGAAAATAACGATAAGAATTTTCTCCTAATATTTAGAGGACATATTGATACGATCCATATCACAAGTTTACTAATAACTCAGTTGTTATCATTTTGAACTCTTTTAGTAATTTGTGGGGTAATATTAACCCATGAGAGAAACAGTGAGTAACAATACCGCTGTTTTTGACTGGGTTAGTTCAGTAATAAAACTGGACCGAATTCATATTCAAAATGTGATTTGATTAATGTGTTTTCCAGGTGTACATCATTGAGGTGACTGTTGGGAATCACAAATGGACCATTAAACACCGGTACAGTGATTTCCATGACTTGCACGAAAGAGTAAGTGACTTGAATTAGGCATAACATAATGTTGTTATATGGACTTGAATTAGGCATAACATAATGTTGTTATATGGACTTGAATTAGGCATAACATAATGTTGTTATATGGACTTGAATTAGGCATAACATAATGTTGTTATATGAACTTGAATTAGGCATAACATAATGTTGTTATATGGACTTGAATTAGGTATAACATAATGTTGTTATGGACTTGAATTAGGCATAACATAATGTTGTTATGGACTTGAATTAGGTATAACATAATGTTGTTATGGACTTGAATTAGGCATAACATAATGTTGTTATGGACTTGAATTAGGCATAAAATAATGTTGTTATGGACTTGCACCACACAGTGtattttctgttctgtttatGCAAGCTGGAACTATGTATTAATTTTGACCGTTTCTTgattatacaaatattttgcttCCCTTAAGCTCACAGCTGAAAAGAAGATAGATAAACCCTTACTACCACCTAAGAAGATAATTGGTAAAAATTCTAAAAGTATTGTAGAGAAACGTCAGAAGGAACTTGAAGTATACCTGCAAACACTGCTGGTCACGTTTCCTGTGGCTGCCCCCAAAGTATTGTCTTGCTTTTTGCATTTCCACCAATATGTaagtataaacacacacacacacacatgcatgcatacatacatctGTCTTGTTAATCAATAATCAGATTAGTTTTTTACTTGTGTGTGCACATTGGTCAGATCAGGCATGTGCAATTTCATGGTCTGTTCATAGCAGGTACAGTTATCAAATATTATCAAGGCATGTTTTGACTTGTCgtaatatttctttttattgataATTAGTTCTCCGGTTGTTCCGAACATAATTTTCACATCACATCGTTTTAGTTTTAGGAAATCAGATAAAGATAAAACAGTAATTGTTCAAATAACAAACCAAAAGCAACATATCATTTGAGATCACATAATGGCAACCAAGGGATACACTGCTTTAATatgttgttgctgtgtttttatgttttaatatgttactgctatattttaaacattagtatgttgtttctgtattttaaaCTTTAATACATTATTGCTGTATTTTGCACTTTAATATGTTACTGCTGTATTTTGAACTATGATGTGTTATTTCAGAACTCTACTGCTAGTCAATTTGAAAGACATTGAATGATAGACACATGACCAGAATTAATGAGATCAGAAGAGAATACTCTCTTAGTCTTTCATCTTCTAGCCTTTCTATGTAAAGGAATGTCCTTACCAAAGTCTTGGTTGATGtcattttcttctttctgtGTCTTCAGGAAATCAGTGGAATCACAGCTGCTTTAGCAGAAGAGCTGTTCCATAAAGGTTGCTTGCATTTTTCAGAAATTACAATCTAATCAGGCCATTAcactaaaatataattatagtaATTTGAGTATGTAGATGCAATATACAAGGACagaattgaaaataattaagaaaatacaaaaatatgaaggaatatatttttctggtatttggatgtatttaaaaataaacaagtcaTTATGTAACATTTAGACTAGACTCTGTACAGTAACATAGAGTCAGTAGCTGGCTGTTtaatactgtacagtaacatACATTCTTTAGCTGGCGGTCTAAATAATACTGTACAATAACATACAGACAGTAGCTGTCTAAATAATGCTGTACAGTAACATTCAGTCAGTAGCTGTAAGTCTATATAATGTGGTATAGTAACATACAGTCAGTAGCTGGCAGTCTACGTAATTGTGTACAGTAACATACAGTCAGTAGCTGGCAGTCTATATAATGTTGTACAGTAACATGCAGTCAGTAGCTGGCGGTCTAAATGCTGTACATTAACATACAGTCAGTAGTTGGTAGTCTATATAATGCTGTACAGTAACATACAGTCAGTAGCTGATAGTCTATATAATGTGGTATAGTAACATACAGTCAGTAGCTGGCAGTCTATATAATGTTGTACAGTAACATACAGTCAGTAGCTGGATGTCTAAATAATTATGTACAGCAACATACAGTCAGTAGCTGGCAGTCTATATAATTTTGTACAGTAACATAAAGTCAGTAGCTGTCTAACTAATGCTGTACAGTAACATACAGTCAGTAGCTGACTGCATGTCTAAACATGCTGACTGCATGTCTAGTCTAAATAATGCTGTCCCTCCCAGGAGAGGTGTTGCTGCTGGCAGGAGAGGTGTTCACGCTGCGCCCCCTCCAGCTGTACGCCATCACCCAGCAGCTTAAGCTGGCGAAGCCCACATGCTCTAGTGGAGATGCCAAGGCAGACATGGGTCACATCCTGGACTTTACCTGCAGACTCAAATACCTCAAGGTGAACTGCCTgtctgattgactgactgtctgaATAATTGTCTGTCTAATTTTTGTACGTTGCCAAATTTATGTGgagaataataatgaaaagcTTTAATAAGTTTATAtaagtgaaaacaaaaaaaattacaactttgcaattttatgtagacttttaaaaagataaaaacattgTATCATTGCCTGTCCTTCAGATTGTGGTAAATAGAAGACTGTCCAGGAACTTTTGGCTTACTATTTTCAGAGTACTATGGTTGCGGCCATAATAATCTTCTCGCATACTTATTTGGAGTACTATctagtatgcaagtatgcgatTTGTGACTCAGCCTCTGTGTGTTCACACGGTAATGTAGTTTCATGCCCTTTTATGGGGACTGGTGGGCCGTTTACCTATGCTGATTAGGAACAACTGGCACACGCTTATAATTTAGGAGGACAACAGGATTCGTCATTAGAAGAACATAGGCACGAACAGTTCTGCGGTTTGAGACTTTTATTAGCCCTTTTTTCAATAACAAGTTAATTAAAAAACGTAGGAAGTtattggtgaatgaggcccataGTTTTCAGTAAGTCTTGAAATCATCAATATAAAATACTGCAAAGTTATTTCCCCAGGTTACTGTGCACCCTGATGCCTCTGTAATATTTTAGCTCAAATTTATCACCGCTCtaaaataatgtgattttcagtgCTCTTTggtttaataatttattaatgaACTATTGAACATTTTCAGGACTAAGTTTTTGGTTCAAGCATTTCATTCAAGATGCATctgcctttctctttctgtgtttAACTGTtgctaaaatgtgtgtgtcagtgcaaCTGTACCTTTCTAAACTACAAGGATTGTGTCTTGACTTCCCCTTTCAGATCTCAGGAACTAGAGGAGTGGTGGGAACCAGTAACATCCAAGAGGACGGCCTAACATTTGACCTTTCTATCTTCAAAGCTCTTCTACAGATAGAGGTTAGGAAGATGACCCATATTTTGTTTGGTTGGTTAGTAGTTTTGTTAGCATAGCAGCACCCATTGGTAATTGTCTCATGCTCTTTGTTTTCCAGATAAATGACTGCAATTCCTCCCAGATCATTGGACTGCCTACTCTGAAACCCTGTCTGGCCACACTGAATGTCCACCGTTCTGTGTCTTCCATGATGGTAACCCATACACAATATGTTCCTGCAGTCTGTCCCTGCGGTCTGTATGTCTGCTCATTAAACCAAATAGGTGGTTTATGGTGATAATGGATGTTTGGACGGCATTAATACACagtaaaaaaagagaacaaaagcaaaaaaaaactaacattaaGTTGGCATCAACCAACTAGAAATGTACTGTTTTATGACAGACCAGGACATCCCTGTCTATACAGGTTGTTCTCTTTTTTACTGTGTATTAATGCCGTCCAAACATCCATTATCACCATAAACCACCTATTTGGTTTAATGAGCAGACATACAGACCGCAGGGACAGACTGAAAGGACAGACTGCAGGGACAGAccaaagtgtctgtctgtgagttagagttaaagtttgtgtgtatctgtgtctgtgtctgttgagTGTTGTTAAATCTCTACAGACCCCTCTCTGTTGAGTGTTGTTAAATCTCTACAGACCCCTCTCTGTTGAGTGTTGTTAAATCTCTACAGACCCCTCTCTGTTGAGTGTTGTTAAATCTCTACAGACCCCTCTCTGTTGAGTGTTGTTAAATCTCTACAGACCCCTCTCTGTTGTGTGTTGTAGGACCTGCTGGTCCCAGAGGCCAGTGAGTTTCCCCTCTGGGTAGCGGAGGGTGTGTCTACAGACTGTCCTGTCACCACCGTCATTCCTACCTGGAAGACCCTCACCACCCTGGACATGAGCCACAATCACATACGTTGCATAGACCATTCGGTGGTGAGACACTATAGTGTAACCTAGTCCCTaatttactactgtaacctacTCCCTAATTCACTACTGTAACCTAGTCCCTAATTCACTACTGTAACCTAGTCCCTAATTCACTACTGTAACCTAGTCCCTAATTCACTACTGTAACCTAGTCCCTAATTCACTACTATAACCTAGTCCCTAATTCACTACTGTAACCTAGTCCCTAATTCACTACTATAACCTAGTCCCTAATTCACTACTGTAACCTAGTCCCTAATTCACTAATGTAACCTAGTCCCTAATTCACTACTATAACCTAGTCCCTAATTCAATACTCTAACCTAGTCCCTAATTCAATACTCTAACCTATTCCCTAATTCACTACTGTAACCTAGTCTCTAATTCACAACTGTAACCTAGTCTCTAATTCACTACTATAACCTAGTTCCAACACTACTGTAACCTAGTCCCAACTACACTACTGTAACCTAGTCCCTAACACACTACTCTAACCTAGCCCCTAATAAACCTCTGTAACTTAGTCCCTAACACACTACTATAACCTAGTCCCTAACACACTACTATAACCTAGTCCCTAATATACTACAGTAACCTAGTCCCTAACACGCTACTATAACCTAGTCGCTAAATCACTACTGTAACCTAGTCCCTAATTCACTACTGTAACCTAGTCCCTAATTCACTACTGTAACCTAGTCCCAACACTACTGTAACCTAGTCCCAACACTACTGTAACCTAGTCCCTAATAGTCTACTATAACCTAGACTACTATAAGTTGGTCCCTACTATACTACTATAACCTAGCCTCTAATATACAATAAAccttgtttcccaaaaagttggttagctgtgtaaaatgaaattaaaagcagaatgcaatgatgtacaaatcatttataacctatattcagtagaatatagtacaaaatgttgaaactgacgaaggttattgttccttgaaaaatatatgtccactttgaatttgatgccagcaacatgtttcaaaaaagctgggaaaggggcaacaaaagactggaaaagttgatgaatacaaaaaaagaacctggtgtaatatcacacaactaattaggttcaTTGGCAACAAGTCCGTAaaatgactgggtataaaaagaacatcccagagaggatgagtctgtcagaactaaagatggggagggattcACTACTCTGAAAGACTACGCTGGCAAATAATgctacaatttaagaataatgtttcttaatgtgaaattgcaaagagtttggagatCTCAACCACTgagaatgtacagtacataatgtaattaaaagattcccagaatctggagaaatctctacACAACGGACAAGGctaaaaaccaatattggatggctgtgatcttcgtgccctcaggcagcactgtattaaaaacagacatgattctgtagtggacatcactgcatgggttcagTAACATCCacagtctgtgaacacagtatgtcgctgcatctacaattgcaagttaaaactctgccatgcaaagaagaaaccagttatgaacaagatccagaaacactgctgccttctctgggcctgagctcatttaagatggacagattgtcctgtggtctgacaaatccaaactgtaaataatttttgcgaatcatggacgccgcgtcctctggactaaaaaggaaagggaccatccggcttgttatcagcgcactgTTCTAGTGCCCTTTGAAATCAtctggcacattatgaaacgtaaaatacgacaaaggagaccctgaactgttgagcagctgaaatcctatatcaaacaagaataGGAAAAAGATTCAcgttcaaaactacaacaactggtctcctcagttcccaaacacttacagagtgttgttaaaagaagaggtgatgcaacccaaattgaaaatgggcatatatttttccaaaacctataacatttcaatatttcttgtgttgtctttgtactattttcaattaaatatagggatgaaaTTATTTCAACATGAATGcattcttgcctcaagtggaggagtttaagtatctaggggtcttgttcacgagtgagggaaggatggaacgggagattgacagacggatcggtgcagcttctgcagtaatgaggtcgatgtatcggtctgtcgtggtgaagaaagagctgagccgcaaggcgaagctctcaatttaccggtcaatctacattcctactctcacctatggtcatgagctttgggtcatgaccgaaaggacaagttcccggatacaggcagccgaaatgagctttctccgctgggtggctgggcgatcccttagagatagggtgagaagctcggtcacccgggaggagctcatagtagagccgctgctcctccacatcgagaggggtcagctgaggtggtttgggcatctgttccggaaggtgtttccgggcccgtcccactgggaggagaccccggggaagacctaggacacgctggagggactttgtctcccggctggcctgggaacgcctcggtgtccccccggaagagctggaggaagtgtctggggagagggaagtctgggcatctctgcttagactgctgcccccgcgacccggccccggatatgcggaagaagatgaatgcattttgttttatctgcattttacgcagtgtcccaacatttttagAAGCAGGGTTGTAAATAGACTTATATAACCTAACCTCTCTGACACACGACCACATAAGGGCCAATAATGATTTTCTatttctcaatcaatcaatcaaatttatttataaagccctttttacatcagcagatgtcacaaagtgcttttacaaaacacctggccttaaaccccaaggagcaaacaacagtagtgttgaatttcaactCAAGACAACAAGGTTGCAGAGGTACaatgtaaaaatacacattCTCAGTTGTTGACCTTGTATGGTGTTACAagaaatgtacagctctgtcaAAAACAATATAAGACAGTTTGTATATTAATGGACGTTAAATAAATGCTTGTGGTGaccgactgtgtgtgtgtgtgtgtgtgtgtgtgtgtgtgtgaatgtggaacATACTACCTGGCTGCCACTAGGTCAGGAAAAGtatactgtctgtctgattaTGGAAAAGCGTTCAGCAAACATTTCTTTGTGCTGATTTTCAGAAACTGATACCAGAAGTTGAATTCTTAGATCTCAGTTACAACCAGCTGTCAGTGGTGGATCACCTCCAGGTGGGTGGAGACCTTAGCCGTACACGGTTCAGAGCTGCATAGATACACTTCGCTTTACCCTCAATAGAAGACGTCTCTATCTTGTTGACGTTTTTGGTGTGTTGCttttaattaatgaattacGGTAAATTACTGAGCCACGTACAATATTACAGTAACACTATTTGATGGATGTTAACCCTACGAGCAGAAGATGTTAAGCCAACATCTGGTTTCATTTCAGCACCTGTACAACCTCGTCCACCTGGACCTGTCCTACAACAGACTAACAGGATTAGAGGGGGTCCACACCAGACTAGGCAACATCAAGACACTCAACCTGGCTGGCAACCAAATGGACAGCCTGGCCGGCCTCTCCAAACTCTACTCTCTAGTCAACCTGGACCTCAGCTCCAACCGACTAGGACAGGTAGGAAAACTAATCAATTaacccagtgtttcccaatcctggtcctggggaccccaagtggtgcacatttctgtttttgccctaacactcacacacctgattcaaaatTAAAGGCTTGATGATAGGTTTATTATGTCATTTAAGTGTGTAcatggtagggcaacatttgaatcaggtgtgtgagtgcttttgtaaaaacaaaaagtgcACCCCTTttggtccccaggaccaggattaagaaacacaaaataaaccaaGCGGGACCTCAGCTCCAATAGACTTGTAATGGGAAGGGTAATTTATCAGTCAGTCTGCCCCACATAACGATGTGTTGAAAACCAAACCTACCAACTCTGTTGTCACAAGTTACTGACTGTGCTTTCAGACTGCTGGAGTGGCGAGCAGATCAGTTCTCAATGTGGCCCtgagaaataataatacaagcttgaaatacaaatgaatatgTGTTTATGTCTATATATTCATTCGTTcattcatcatcttccgcttatccggggccgggtcgcgggggcagcagtctaagcagagatgcccagacttccctctccccagacacttcct is from Esox lucius isolate fEsoLuc1 chromosome 2, fEsoLuc1.pri, whole genome shotgun sequence and encodes:
- the LOC105013390 gene encoding nischarin isoform X3; this translates as MDTAAFSEDVDKKVFIVGSELVENYTVYIIEVTVGNHKWTIKHRYSDFHDLHERLTAEKKIDKPLLPPKKIIGKNSKSIVEKRQKELEVYLQTLLVTFPVAAPKVLSCFLHFHQYEISGITAALAEELFHKGEVLLLAGEVFTLRPLQLYAITQQLKLAKPTCSSGDAKADMGHILDFTCRLKYLKISGTRGVVGTSNIQEDGLTFDLSIFKALLQIEINDCNSSQIIGLPTLKPCLATLNVHRSVSSMMDLLVPEASEFPLWVAEGVSTDCPVTTVIPTWKTLTTLDMSHNHIRCIDHSVKLIPEVEFLDLSYNQLSVVDHLQHLYNLVHLDLSYNRLTGLEGVHTRLGNIKTLNLAGNQMDSLAGLSKLYSLVNLDLSSNRLGQLEEVRYIGPLPCLERLSLADNPLCIVPDYRTKVLAQFWDRASEVCLDSSAPTEKELDTVEVLKAIQKAKEAKGRMSNNNDKK
- the LOC105013390 gene encoding nischarin isoform X1; translation: MDTAAFSEDVDKKVFIVGSELVENYTVYIIEVTVGNHKWTIKHRYSDFHDLHERLTAEKKIDKPLLPPKKIIGKNSKSIVEKRQKELEVYLQTLLVTFPVAAPKVLSCFLHFHQYEISGITAALAEELFHKGEVLLLAGEVFTLRPLQLYAITQQLKLAKPTCSSGDAKADMGHILDFTCRLKYLKISGTRGVVGTSNIQEDGLTFDLSIFKALLQIEINDCNSSQIIGLPTLKPCLATLNVHRSVSSMMDLLVPEASEFPLWVAEGVSTDCPVTTVIPTWKTLTTLDMSHNHIRCIDHSVKLIPEVEFLDLSYNQLSVVDHLQHLYNLVHLDLSYNRLTGLEGVHTRLGNIKTLNLAGNQMDSLAGLSKLYSLVNLDLSSNRLGQLEEVRYIGPLPCLERLSLADNPLCIVPDYRTKVLAQFWDRASEVCLDSSAPTEKELDTVEVLKAIQKAKEAKGRMSNNNDKKISEAPRGSVGGSHRPSSSSGSVTAASSSFISTASASASASASACSSQGNHM
- the LOC105013390 gene encoding nischarin isoform X2, with product MDTAAFSEDVDKKVFIVGSELVENYTVYIIEVTVGNHKWTIKHRYSDFHDLHERLTAEKKIDKPLLPPKKIIGKNSKSIVEKRQKELEVYLQTLLVTFPVAAPKVLSCFLHFHQYEISGITAALAEELFHKGEVLLLAGEVFTLRPLQLYAITQQLKLAKPTCSSGDAKADMGHILDFTCRLKYLKISGTRGVVGTSNIQEDGLTFDLSIFKALLQIEINDCNSSQIIGLPTLKPCLATLNVHRSVSSMMDLLVPEASEFPLWVAEGVSTDCPVTTVIPTWKTLTTLDMSHNHIRCIDHSVKLIPEVEFLDLSYNQLSVVDHLQHLYNLVHLDLSYNRLTGLEGVHTRLGNIKTLNLAGNQMDSLAGLSKLYSLVNLDLSSNRLGQLEEVRYIGPLPCLERLSLADNPLCIVPDYRTKVLAQFWDRASEVCLDSSAPTEKELDTVEVLKAIQKAKEAKGRMSNNNDKKM